The Cydia strobilella chromosome 13, ilCydStro3.1, whole genome shotgun sequence genomic interval TGACGGTTCACAACCAAATAGGTAATTTATAAAACCGTTCACGGACACAGACCCACTCTCGAAAATGCGTGATGTGGCACAGGTAAATCCCATACTAGATGTTTTCCCGTCTATGGACGGACTGCCACATcgcattttttataaaaaaatgtaccacataTTGACTCAGAAATGTAGCTcagtatgtaggtatacatcTTCATACATTGAAGAGGCTCGTGATACGGCATCTCGTCTGTAGCCGTAACGTTCTCAGCCGTGTCGTGTCACAGCCTCATGCGTCATGGCCCTATACTGGTGGTGGTGATGCATAAAGTCGGTAAGTAAATCTCTGAGGATTTTGCTGGTGGTACATCTAGTATAGCTGCCGCCgctatacaacaaatactaaaaaccggccaagtgcgagtcggactcgcgcacgaaggcaaaaaaatcatgtttgttgtaggTATGGGACCATTGggaccccacttaaatatttattttattctgtttttagcatttgttgtagCAGTAATTATTTCCACTTTAAAATACATCATCAATGAAAACTTCAACTCGACAGTTGCTCGacagctattacggttcatgagatacaacctgttgacagacagcggacagacggacagtggagtcttagtacttaatagggtcccgttttttaccctttggatacggaaatCTAAAAAGCATTAGTATGTTATGTCCAAGCTCCAAAATTAATGTATAAAGCcagctccagactacgcggcgcgaagccgcgaacgcgagtgtggactgtggagtcgatttcgctgattagcgaactacaGTCtcgcaaaaaagagtagaaattaaaaagtggcaacactgtagtgtcgtccctttcaaatcaatattGCGTGGAGAGCGCAGCAAATTTCTAATCTTTACATGAAGACGGAAAATTGTCCTAATGCTAAACCTCCGGcgtagcggaagccgctcgaccccaatttcaaaggaataccgcaaatcgatgtacaggttagccgcttggcacacgcatactaggtcaaaacaaaatttttgacccgcagttcctaaaaaaaattcgctggggggggattttgtatggaaaaaaattttttttttttccaaaacctatcgagtgtggtatcatacgaaagggctttttgaggcgattctaaaaatatcatcattacatttcgggcatttttttttaattaaaacaaaaagaattttcgaaacataccaagtttgggctcctccagacacgatatggcagattttttttgtacaatataccacaaatgatacggatatcctcatgtctaactccaacaaagcaattttgaaaaaaatatcattaacaaatttttttttaatttttcaattttacaaagtgacacagttctacttcaatacctattttacgagacttatggaactatactgcagatacggtacatattaatcataaaatgatacgtaatatccatatatcgaacgggaaatacctctttaaccctttaactgcgccttttcatcggtttgtatagtttgttttgtttttgacacaaaatatcaagattgtatccttcagatacgatatatgtaccttactgatttttttttgtacaatataccaacaaataatacgtaatatcttgaaaataatttctttaagatttttttaaaatatttttcatgtgtataatttttcaatattacaatatatagaaattaaaaaaaaaactaaataaaattattttcaaaattgctttcttggggttagataataagatattacgtatcatttgtggtatactgtacaaagaaaaatcgatagggtatatcgtatctgaaggatacaatcttgatatttagtgtcaaaaactaaacaaaccataccaactgatgaagggccagttaaagggttaaagaggtatttcccgttcgataaatggatattacgtatcattttatgattaatatgtaccatatctgcagtatagttaaaaaattgttaatgatattattttcaaaattgctttcttggagttagacatgaggatatcacgtatcatttgtggtatattgtacaaaaaaaaatctgccatatcgtgtctggaggagcccaaacttggtatgtttcgaaaattctttttgttttaataaaaaaaaatacccgaaatgcaatgatgtgatatattttagaatcgcctcaaaaagccctttcgtatgataccccatacgataggttttggaaatttttttttttttttatacaaaaaaaaaatgttttatcatcaaaaaaatttcaaaaattttgttttggcctctagtatgtgtgtgccaaacggctaacctgtacatcgatttgcggtatttttatacgaacgggttagactagcGTAATAGGCGTCCAATTTCGTCCGTCACACGGTACGCAGGTGCTCTCTCCGCTGTAGGCTTCTTTCGCAACGCTGACGAACCTGCGTCCGCGTTTCGAAAGAAGCATATTTTCCGTCCTCATGTAAAGATTAGAAATGTGCTGCTCTCCAAAGGACAAGGATCCGCTGGGTAACCCGGGCGTCTACGAGATACCATGCGACTGCGGTAAATCCTACATAGGAGAAACCGGACGCAACGTGTCCACTACTGTTAGAACACATACGGAGTGTAAAGAAGATGGATTGCAGCAACTCCGCAGTGGCTACGCAATACACGGttgtcgtgaacgctgctcgcactattagtaggctcccgaaacatgtcgcgcgagtgactaaaacaagtgagtctaaaccgtaaaattattgtatgttactttatatatattaatacagcccggcaacttgaacatgtcatgctcgcttaaaagtctttggtggcgtcgttgatcgggtcgccactttcccgaataaaggttgagggagacgatagACAGacaagacatattacagagaacaaattgtttataacacctgtattcattacctgtaatgcacaattgatgaataaatgatggctgagatacgcgtcgtactcgtgaacgggtgcgcAACTgcttgtggagaccggtctgtttaagtttacacgggcttcattttacctatgtaactttacttttgagtggcattaacgtgaggcacttcattcggttcttgtctgtttgcctgatttaatatcttgtctttttattaattatataacatttcaagtcttggagaccctttacatctctggataatttgatgatcttttttattattatatacattttatctctgacacctagagacttttacatctctaaacaattttagtacttttcaaagagcatataatcactacgttctagtacttttgttgtttgtatattttttttaaaaataaccacaaccgaatacagaacctcctcctttctGGGAAAGGAAGTCGGTTAAgaaatattcaattttattatattcaagtacctatatatctaCGGCAGCGgttttcaaacttttttggtgacggaacccttttggaaagcgaaatatttgacggagccccaaattaaaaaaattcgttCGTCACTGTGgaccagatatacctatagaagagctgttttttttcttattattacaagtatacTCGCGATTCCCGCAAAGCCCCAACAGAGGCGGACCACACTGAGAATGGCTGATCTACGGAATGTCTGCATTGATTACCACGACATCTGTTAACAACTCCTGCAACTATGTCGTGCGTTTGACTTGCTAGAATTTGCTGTCTGACTCTGACAAATGTAAGCTTAAGAAGAAAAACTTCCAGTCATTGACGGTAGATGGCGTTTACTAATAAAATCGTTTCATTCTACGTGTGTAATACCAAAATGGTACGGTTTTATTGGTGttgtttatcttatcttatagtttcgggggccctttcggatacacttcgacccatagggatcttttgtgcagttaccccctagaaaagatccgtccgctactcaagagccttccccaccatctccatatgccggatgatggaccttatgggtagctttttgaattcctttggtaccaggtagcctgttccaaagtccttcattctttgtctggcgagggcgtgacattcacacataaggtgttctattgtctcttcctcttcgccacacatacgacaatcggtgttgtcagcgtgccccatcttggccaggattcccttgaccccgtaatggccagtaaacacccccgttattatttggagttgccgtttgctaagtttccaaagctttttgctccaaccagagtctaccccttgtataaagagctttgagtgctttagacccgtcagactgtcccattcttcctggtgtttggtcttagtaaggtctttgatagccgttgtgatggttccctgtgagagccccacgaatggttccggacctataaggttgtttgcagatccggctctggcaagttcatctgcattttcattgcccatgaatccctcgtgccctgggatccacaccagttgcactttgttttgccttccaagcttgttcagagcttggatgccattgtataccagtctagagtccactctaggcgccataagcgctttgagtgcagcttggctgtcgctgagaatatagatattcttcccttgggtttgcctaactatattctcatgtgcacaggcaattatagcgtatgtctcggcttggaagacagtggcgtaattgcccatgcttatgctactactaaagtcatttgcataaatgcctgccccagtaccagaatctgtcttggacccgtctgtgtaccatatgatgtcattttcatcagacattggtgcttcaagaccttcggtccattcagcccttgttggaactttaacattaaaattcttacggaacacaaacttgggttgcatcttatcgcagcccatattcgtaatccttttcatgaaattttcacattccatgtttgtgtgtttagtctttggcttgttatcgctccagaggcctgtcaaagccagcctgtgtaacgatttccgcgcctcagattgtatcactaggtgcagcggcgggaggtctagtagtacctccatcgccgctgttggcgtcgttctaaacgcgccagtaatagccatgcacgccgttctttgtattttcgtaagggcatccctgcatgtgctctttagtgtccttggccaccatgccaggcatccgtacagaatgataggtcttaccatcatggtatagatccatctcagtacctttgggtttaaaccccacgttttgccatatgccgttctacacattccaaacaccctcagtgccttggttatggtagtttcgacatgctttttccagttcagttctttatctagtgttaaacctagatatttcacttcatcggacatttccagaacccttccataaagcttcagctgTTTCATGCCGTTAAGGGTCTTTTTCCTGGTAAACGGTACTACTACTGGTACACCACCTCTCCACTTGCTTCAGTGCTGTATTCATGATTTCCGATACCGTTCCCGGGAATTTCCCGTTTACAAGAATCACTAAATCATCTGCATACCCTACCGTGTATATTGGGCCTTTGTTTAGTTCTTCCAGCAGTGAGTTCACTACcaggctccagagagtcggtgaaAGAACCCCCCCCTGTGGGCAACCCTTTGTGGCCGTGGCTAATATTTCATCTCCCATGAGGGTGGACTTTATTAGTCGGCTATTTAGCATAGTACCAATCCATCTACAGATTGTCGGTTCTATGCCATGTTTAGATGCTGCAGTGCTGATTGCCTGATACGTGGTGCGGTCAAATGCCCCCTCCACGTCTAGAAAAGTGGCTAGGCATAGTTCCTTGTTCTCTATCGCCTGCTCTGCTTTGGTTGTCACCAGGTGCAGTGCCGTTTCAGTCGATTTACCCGGCTGTCTGACTCTGACAAATGTAAGCTTAAGAAGAAAAACTTCCAGTCATTGACGGTAGATGGCGTTTACTAATAAAATCGTTTCATTCTACGTGTGTAATACCAAAATGGTACGGTTTTATTGGTGTTGTTTaatagttatagtttgtcaaaggactgtctcatttcaaacatatacagagagaatcatactatctttgtcttacactagtactagcacccaaaagaaaagaatgagtatagttttttttgttcttgtttactgcCAATTTAGTTTGATCAACTATATTTATCTGActtatagaaaataaaaatgagtTTTAACTAAGTACCCTGAAAGAGGCATTACCACTATTACCAGGCATTACAAACAACATTGATGTGTAAAAAGTTTGGTAAAAAGCACATCGCATAACTTCTTGTAAACCGGAACGTAACGTGAAAATATCGAGGCCAACGTACGCAACGAAATACGACATTCCAATATACACCCTATTGCGacatatttaaaactatttCGTTTGACAACATACAGAATAGTGACGCCATCCACCTAACGTAAAATGAAACTGAATAATTGAGGTTATCTTTCATTATTGTGATGTGTCAGTATTCATTGTAATCAAGTAAaaggaaataattaaattaaattttgactATTGCTGTGCCAAAtactttataaattatgtcTGTTGTGATAGAGACTACGCTCGGAGATATTACAGTGGACCTTTTCTTAGAACAACGCCCTATAACATGTCTGAATTTCTTAAAACTCTGCAAGATGAAATACTACAATTTCAACTTGTTTCACTCGATTCGAAGCGGTTTTATCGCTCAAACTGGGGATCCGAGTGGTGAAGGATCCGGTGGAAAGTCAATATGGGGACTTTTGAACGGTCCAGAGAAACGATTCTTTTCGGGAGAGAAAATGCCGAAAATACGTCACACTGATGCTGGACTACTTTCTATGGTTTGTACCGGGGAAATGATGGTCGGCTCACAGTTCTTCTTTACGCTTGGGCCGGACCTGGACTCACTCGACGGCGTCCATTGTGTCATAGGCGAGGTTACGGAAGGCCATGAAATTCTACGGAAACTGAACGACGTTATTTGCGACGAGACCCATCGTCCCTACCAGGATGTACGAATTACGCACACTGTTGTTCTCGAGGACCCCTTTAGTGACCCTCCGGGGTTGCGAGCACCTTCAAGGTCTCCTTCTCCTAGTGCTGAAAGATTGAAAGGTGGTCGTATTGCTCCGGATGAAGAACTAGATGAAGCTCAAGGGAAAACAGCTGCTGAAATACAGGAAATGATTGAAGAAAAGGAAGCCAAAGCCAGGGCTACCATCCTTGAAATAGTAGGTGATTTACCTGATGCTGATATAGCTCCGCCTGAAAATGTTTTGTTTGTATGCAAATTAAATCCTGTCACAACTGACGAAGACTTAGAAATTATATTCAGCCGCTTCGGTAAAATTGTTAGCTGTGAAGTCATAAGAGACAAAAAGACTGGTGACTCTTTACAATATGCGTTTATTGAATTTGATGATAAGAAATCATGTGAAGATGCATATTTTAAAATGGACAATGTATTGATTGATGATAGGCGCATCCATGTTGATTTTTCTCAGTCTGTATCCAAAATGAGATGGCTTGGGAAAGGTAGAGGAGTACAACATTTTAATGATGATGGTGAAAAAGTTCCAGAAAGTAAACAAGATAGGTCCAGGCGATCTAGGAGTAGAGAATATAATCAAAGAAGGCAATATGGCAGAGaaaaacacacagacaataaaaGAAATGAAGATAGGACTGatacaaatgtcacaaatagaAGAAGTTATATAGAAAGAAGTAGAAGTAGGTCTAAGAATCAATACCGATCTAAATCTCGGAATTATCGTGAACTTGGAGAAAAACAATCCTCACGAAAATCTGATGAATatacaaaaagagaaaaaagaAGAGAAAGAAGTTCTTCAAAATCAAAGACATCaaataataaaactgaaaaatctAACGGCAAAAAAGACAGATCAAGACACAGATATGAAGACAACCATAGAAGTAAATATGATGATCAAACTGGAGACAGGAACCAAGACAAGTCCCATCATAGGAGAGACCAGTCTGAGAACAGGAAAGATAATAAATCCAGGCAATATGAGGAGACTAGAAAAGATGATAGAGAAAATAAGAGAGATGATgtaagaaaatcaagaaatgaAGATCAGCAAAGAAGTAGAGATGTATCTAAGAATGATTCAAACGAAAAAGACCCTAGCAGAAACTATCAGTCTTCTAGTAAAAAATATGATGATAAACTTGATAGTCAAACACACAAACAAAGAAGTAGGAGAGAAGAGAGAAGTGATGAATCAAGAATTAGAGATGAAGAGAAAAAATCAAGGCAAATTGAACAGCAATCTGAATCTGACAATGAAATTCCAGAAAAAGAACACAAATCAAATTCTTATAAAGACAAACAAAACACTAGAAGTGAAGATAATAGACAtgaaaacaaacacaaaaatagaaatgaaaaagaaaaaaatagggATGAAAATACATCAAGAATTGATCTACAAGACAATGTAAAAGAGAGATATGAAAATAATGAAAGTAAAAGTCTCAATAAAAAGATTAGTAGCAGACACACAGAGAATGAAGTAAATAGATATAAAGAAAGATATGAAAAGCATAACAAAATTAGAAAGGAAAAGGTCAATGAAGATGGtcttgtacataataaaaataggcAGCATAATGAAACTGCTAAAGATGCTAAAAGTAAGAAGAAACATGAAAAACATACCAGTAGAGCTAGAGGAGAAGACCATAAATCAAGTGACAGACTAGAAAAGAAGGAGAGAGATAGAGAGGATAAGGACAGATATAGTAAccaaataaaaaagaagaaaccTGCTGAAACAGAATCACGGGAAATTGAAAAGTCTACTCTTAAGTATGCAGAAGATGATCCCCAAAAGAATGAAAAAGTTAAGAAAAAGAAGggagaaattaaaacaaaagatgTGAAAAAGAAAGTTAGCGATAAAAAGAAGTCTTCCAATAAGAAAGACATTAGAAAGAAAAAGCGCAAACCATCTACTTCTTCAGATTCTGAAAGTGACTCGTCAGATTCAAGTTCTTCAAGTTCCAGTTCATCCAGCAGTGACTCAGACCATAGGAAGAAAAAAAGGAAGAGGAAGTATTCTTCCTCCAGCAGCAGTGACTCTAGTACTTCTAGTAGTTCATCATCTAGCGATTCGTCAACTTCCAGCTCTGATAGTGAcgcaaagaaaaagaaaaataagaagAAACGGACTATGACCAAGTCTAAAAGGAAATGAATTACAAtgatagttatttattatgtttgccATACAATGTGCATTTTGTGTTGATTACAATTTAGCATTAAATGAAGTTTTTgtctattaagtaggtatattatttagaCTGCTACCAATACATTACAAGTGATCTAATTTATTTGCATTACACTTGCTCAAACCTACATGTACATAGACGTACAGGGAGCTAGTGCTGATTTACCTCCTAAAagaattaatataggtattttttaataatttaatttcaagtgGAGTTTAATAGAAATGGCGAATAATTTAACTTCGTACTCTCGCactttttaagaaaaactatgatattaattatcaacaGTTTCTACAGGGAGGTACttaatcttttatttatataaatttctagttaaaatatatgttcatCATTCAGTGAGAACAACCTTCCTAGAGATTTTAGGTTGTGGCCAATGCTAAGAAAAGCTTtcatgttaataaataaataaatatagtttgtcaaaggactgtctcatttcaaacagacagagagaatcatactatctttttcttacactagtactagcacctaaaagataaaaacgcattttatccactagtggggaaagtaatttgaccttggagcgtgtttaagtagcttttgaccgataacaaaacataaaaccctcataataatggttcgttagatattaattataattaaataaatggtttgagaatttaataaaaaatactaaatttagctttgtttaataattttaagtcgtaaaccttaaaattccataagaaacatttgttttttttttaatgatgttgaatataattctgaacgtacaagtcgagtcgatgcaatttcaaaacgcatcttaagaaatgtcaaaaaatcattttttcataaaaaaaaattaatatattgatgataattataattaacctgatgaatattataatgtgtacaaataaagtgttattttttataaagctGTTTTTTTGCATGTTGCTCTTTCCTCGCTATTAtatgaggtgaaaagttttgtattacacacgggtgcaaatgtattttacttctcgtgttgaaacactcacgggtaaaatacaactttgcacccttccCTTCTCTAAAAAGTTGTCATTCAAGGTCAATATCATGTTTCGTTGGCCAAACTCTAATCGTAAGGAAAATTACAGTCATTACAATATTGGTACCTATGCTCAAAAAGGTATCTGTGTGGTATACATTGTAGTTGTAGTGTAGATTGTAGATTAGTACATGTCCAaaatggggcgtaagttaaacattgcaaacgagagtatagttaaatcgcgacggcttgccggagcgatttatagactcgagtttgcaatattattagattattacgccccgagttacacgcaatgtttttcatcacacttgcgatacaaaaataaagtataGACAAAAATCTGTcatttataataggtactagaaacttcataactccctagggaaaacgctttttctatagtttccgctaagcctgcgtgcaattccacatttactgagcgagtgtgatgaaaaggtTCTTTTTTAACCGGCACTCGATATCTCGATAGCTCAATCAGATTGGCTGATTTGTTTGTGGTACTTAGGTACATTCTATTTTGTACTTGGCTAAGATTACCTAACTATCTTAACTAGTCACAAACATATTAGAGTAGAACTACCTAATAATAAGTAGACCGGGTCGGGGATGAAAAACCCCGGGATTCCCCTTAATGGGGTTGTTGGAATAACCTAGCTTTATCTCATGAGATGCagtattaagtacctaccaaCCTACTTAATACTAGACTATTATAACTAAAAAGACTAGGTAGGCTTTGTAGATGCCAATAACGCGCGTAGGTATACATAGTATACccattacctacctacatacataagccataatattaaaaatgtttttcatttatatattctGGTCTagataagtaaaaataaaaatgagtcCCAGACTCGTTAGTCGTTACCTAGAGCCTAAAGTAATATCACAGCAAAACTCATTTCCAGAACGGTAGTCGcatcataatatttaatgtacCGAAATTAATAATCAACGACGCCGGCCGTCTCGTCGCGGCGCTTAACTGGTATTTTATAAATCACTCCGTTTATCTCAGGTCTGTCACGTTGGGTGCCAGGGAGGAACTGGGTATACCTGCCGTACCCTGCTaatatttcatacatagagaaaTGTTAACggtatcaaattaaaaaaatattttatcaagcTGTTTCCCCACTTATCGTAGGGAATACAAAACTGGCATTTACCGgtttttggtaaaaaatacCGATTTTTCACTTAATCCGGtagttaatagtattttattataattatataaatacatatattatacacttTTACCGGGATTAAACAAAGCAGCTCAACTCAACTCGCTATCCGTGTATAAATACTCGTAATTGCTTACCAGGACTTGAACGTACTAAACGCGGGTACTCGACTCAAGGCACGCAATCTCGTCTATTTCATGCCTACTAAAGGACATTTTCTACActcgtagcgctacgtcgtagccaATAAATAACACGGCCTTCCGAAAGTTAGAGGCAAAATGACAACGTGTCGTAattagcgctgaatgggttaACTTGGTGATTTTTCTACTTTGTACTATTCATAAACAATACTACTTTCTCACTTGAATGCGtcctattttaaacataagggTAGGCAATCAAGCTATAAATATCCTCATAAGTAGCAAGTATAAGTAGCAAGTTTCTGGCATTAACAACAGGGTAAGGTCAGGAGTTCAGGACCCGAGGCCTGTCTGCGTCAGAAGATGTTTGTTGTCCGGTAATCCGTCTCTGTGTGCGTCCTTACTGCGCATGTTACGAATTTATCGACAACAGACCGGGTTTTCTCTCCAGTGAGCTGTTATAGGCGACACTTGTGCTCCGCTAGTGGCCACCTAACAATCGCATCCGGTCCTGTATTTGCTACCTTTAAATTGTTAGCTCATATTCAATCTAGTACTGCCGTGAAGATGTTATACATTTCGTTAACCGCGTTGCTCGCGGTTTTTCTAGCAGTTCATGCTGTGCCAACCCCTACAAACAGCAAGGGTACGTATATTTATTATAGACTACACAATTTTCTTCATTTACTAATTTCACTCTTTGTTACATTTCGGCAATCATTATAACTACTAtacaatttgttatttttaaaggaaacttttgttttttaatgacaGTGTACCAGATTGTGTTGTTATCATGTATTGATCAGCCGGTGCTCGCTGCGCTCTAAATTTAGCAACAGGTGTCTGCGCGGTTCCGGTGCTGCGTAGTTCCTTTAAGAGACACCAACTTCTTCTAACATAAATATGGAGCCTACCGCAATCCACCTATTTCTATTTATAGACCACTTATTGATCTATGgctttaaaatattgttttttaaggTCATTAAATTGTTAACCTacttcaacattttaaattttacttacagGTTTATAAAGTTAACTTGCATGGGGCTATATGTAGATGatttaaaagtaattataatgtgCGTTATCTCGACTAATCAGCCATTACTAATTTATTAATGCTATTGCATGCCCTTATGAGATAATTAACAATTTCGCAaatcagtaaaaaaaatcttttctgtAAGCTCGCTTCGGTATGAGCCTTAATATTAAAACTAGATAGTATATTGTTTTCTATCAAATAGACCCAAAACAATCAATTGAATTTTAGATGCCGGTCCAATTGGTGAACTACCTGAAAATTGGGACCAAGCAAAAGACGACACACAGTCTTTATTCCTCAACAAGAGCGACAAAAACGATTTGGAACCGTATCCGCTCGCGCTCAGCGAAGAAGGTAACAATGGCCACACCAAAGCGAGCCTCACTCACATCCAATCTTCTTTAATGGGACAGTTCCTGATGGCTGTCATGAGCTTATTGTCCGTCTTCAACAATTTCTACTGCGCGACTCAATAAACGGAATGCTCTTTTAAACGAATATTTCTCAACTGttaagttgaaatttcacaGTATATAACCTACATTAattttacttattacttacttcTTTCAATATGAATGTCTTCTATTAATTGTCCCTAATCTATATTTTAGGCAACTCTGAAGGATACGAACAGGGCGTAGCGCAGCGTTATGATGTCGCGCCACCGCAGGCTGATCTTGATAACCTTATCATGAGACCAGCATACGGAGCAGATCTGTACGCTGAGCCTCCGGGCAGGCGGGAGGAGGGCTTGTCCTCCGGGTACGACTCGCGCAGACGAAAGCGTGGGAGTGGGACAAAGGTTGGAGGAGCTGGTGCTGCTACCAAGGTAGCTACCAAAAACGGCTCGGGCAAGAAGAACCT includes:
- the LOC134746566 gene encoding peptidyl-prolyl cis-trans isomerase-like 4 — encoded protein: MSVVIETTLGDITVDLFLEQRPITCLNFLKLCKMKYYNFNLFHSIRSGFIAQTGDPSGEGSGGKSIWGLLNGPEKRFFSGEKMPKIRHTDAGLLSMVCTGEMMVGSQFFFTLGPDLDSLDGVHCVIGEVTEGHEILRKLNDVICDETHRPYQDVRITHTVVLEDPFSDPPGLRAPSRSPSPSAERLKGGRIAPDEELDEAQGKTAAEIQEMIEEKEAKARATILEIVGDLPDADIAPPENVLFVCKLNPVTTDEDLEIIFSRFGKIVSCEVIRDKKTGDSLQYAFIEFDDKKSCEDAYFKMDNVLIDDRRIHVDFSQSVSKMRWLGKGRGVQHFNDDGEKVPESKQDRSRRSRSREYNQRRQYGREKHTDNKRNEDRTDTNVTNRRSYIERSRSRSKNQYRSKSRNYRELGEKQSSRKSDEYTKREKRRERSSSKSKTSNNKTEKSNGKKDRSRHRYEDNHRSKYDDQTGDRNQDKSHHRRDQSENRKDNKSRQYEETRKDDRENKRDDVRKSRNEDQQRSRDVSKNDSNEKDPSRNYQSSSKKYDDKLDSQTHKQRSRREERSDESRIRDEEKKSRQIEQQSESDNEIPEKEHKSNSYKDKQNTRSEDNRHENKHKNRNEKEKNRDENTSRIDLQDNVKERYENNESKSLNKKISSRHTENEVNRYKERYEKHNKIRKEKVNEDGLVHNKNRQHNETAKDAKSKKKHEKHTSRARGEDHKSSDRLEKKERDREDKDRYSNQIKKKKPAETESREIEKSTLKYAEDDPQKNEKVKKKKGEIKTKDVKKKVSDKKKSSNKKDIRKKKRKPSTSSDSESDSSDSSSSSSSSSSSDSDHRKKKRKRKYSSSSSSDSSTSSSSSSSDSSTSSSDSDAKKKKNKKKRTMTKSKRK